CCCAGAAATAAACTATTGATGACAGCTGCTTATCAACTGCATTCATCCAGACTCATTTGTAACAGTCAATACTCATTTTAAATGAGTTGGGTTTTCCTTATAACTGGCAGTTACTTTATGTCTTATGAACTTGCTGGGTTTCAGAACATTAAAGGAACCAGATGATTTCCTCATCAACCTTTCTCTTGATGCAcagttttttcccccatcttttaAATGTGAATATTAGTTATGCCTCCTTTGTACCAATCTggtgttttttgtctttgtttttttgtcaagCTGAGTCTTTGAATAGATACTTACACTGTCTGTGGATTATAGCCTAAATGGAAGTGTTGGTATTTTTCAGGTCACATAACCAACAGAGACATTGTCTAAGTTTATGATCTTGATGGActtctagttttttttaaattagggtcTCTCCATTCAATCCAACTACTTTGTGATCTTATTAGGAAAGactgtattacattttcttattcattGGTCAAAGAACTGGTAAGTCTAATTCCAATTATATCAGGGCCTTTGACACTCTTCCTTGCAAGTTTTTCATGGGTTCTAATACTCCAAACCATTATACCACTGTCTGTTCTACAGAGCCTGAGCTTAAGATGTATAAACCCAATGTGGAAATGGTCCCTTAAATTAGGAGTCAAGTCTAAATTAGTCAGCTTCctatttttatatagttttattgGAGCACAGCTGTATCCAATCACTTATGTATTATCTGTGAGTTCTTTGTGGCTGTTACAGAGCCAAACATATTATCTTTATGACCTTTACAGAAAGGATGTCAATGTCATCATAATTATTTCCTTACCATGGGATCAACAATATTGGGATCCATAAGGCACCCTGAGAGACGAAGGGATGAGTATACGAACGAACATACTCTAGGAAGAATATGGCACAGTGGTCTTGGGATATCCTTGCTTGATAGCTTTATCTTTTAGAGGGGCTAATACATGACTCAAATCTTTGTCTGAAGGGTTGCATTTAAATTTTCATTGTATTTCGATTTGGCCAAGGATGGAATCACTTGGCCATGGCTGCGGATGGTGGGGTCCTATTGGGCATCTAGATGTCCTGCACACTGTCTCTGATGCATCAGTCACCATGTGACCCTAATATCAGCTTAAAAGGCACACCAAGACGGTCTCTTGGTGGGATTTATGCCAGCTCTTGGTAGTTTGAAACAAATGACAACCATGGCAGCTTAAGGTTCAATCTTGTAATCCGTGGCAGGAATCTGCAAGTTACCAGAACCACTTGTCTTTCTTTGGAATAATGAATGCTGTAAGGAAGAACTCACTCCCCTTCCAGGGCCATCACAGTAACTGGTGTGCAGTTTCTCCCTACTAGTCCAATCATACCTATACAGCCCCAAATACCCACCACTTCTTGAAGTTTCACTAaaacattcttccttctcctcgtTGTATTATGATTATGGTACACAATTACTGGGGAAGCTAAACCAGAAATGATCACGTCCTCTTTTTATATTGTCAGGGGGCAGAAGGGTGAGTCAAGAACCATTCacacagcagaaagaatgaaactgCTAGTTTATTTGagagtataaaaattaaaaaaaagcctaattaaaaataaaccaaaaagcgACCACATACAACCTTCCAGTTTATATAACTTTGAATATCACACACTATTTATTAATatcttagttacatttcaaaaaaaACCCATCAATTACAAGGTAGAGGGAGTTAAGTGAGGCAGTGAGTTTCCAACCACAGTGAATCTAGTGTAGTGTCAAAATGAAGTGCTGACCTCACTGGAGGAGGAACAGTAGAGAAGGAGCATTTTTCTGGCTGGTGTAGAGTTAGGCaatatagtatttaaaaaaaCCCTGACtggaatgaatttaaaaaaatattgctaGCAACTCACTCGATATCTTGAGAAAATCAGGGGAAAAAACCCCAATTCCCAGAGCTTGGCTctcttatttattatattattatttaaaaaaaatccattaaaaaccAAATCTATAGTAAAAAATGTTCCTGTGTTtgtttggaaacaaaacaaaacaaaaaacccaacattaATAGGCTCTCCTTATCTACTAAAACCATTTGTTTTTCCTAAAATGCCTCGAAGCAGAAAAGCTCAGGAGATTAGCTCACTGCacaattaattaaaattagaatCCTTTCCGCCAGACAACTTTCAGAGCACCAAAAAGAAGCAGGGACCCATCAAAGGAAGGGAAGAGCCATGCTGACTCACTGGGATAAAATGTGCAGCCAGAAAAGCGCTGTCTGCCATCCAGGGTCTTTCTTCATtgggacaaacacacacacacacacacacacacacacacacacacacacacacacacacacaccattaccaACAACAActcaatttctattttaaaaaacgAAAGAAACAAACACCTAGGCTTATttacacaaaaccaaaaccaaaccaaaccccagtGGCTAGCTATCTCTCCTTCAGTctagtttgttttggtttaaaagGAAGTCAGTACAGCATCATTGAAGGCCACTTCATCCCCGCTCCCTGCAGGCTCCCTTTTAATTAGCATCGAACGAGTTGTTGAAACTTTCGTCAGCTGTGGAAAAATGCTTTGAATGGGTGGCAGCTGCCTGAGGTGGCACCATCTGGTCCCAGTTTTGTCCCTAGTTAGTATGGTTTACCCATTATTGCCTGGTTGGCAGGGGTGCGTGGTGGTGGCATGCACTAGGGCTGGCTGGGCATGAAGAAGGAGGAAAGGTAATCCAAACATACAGAAAATGGATGGAGGACTTGTCTCTGCATGTTTCAGTAACTCAATAAATAACGACTCCGAGATGCTCCAGTGTAGATAGATGCTTGGCATGTATGTGAGTCTGAGGTGACATAATGGGATGGGGCTGGGGAAAGGCAGCGTTTCTTTTTGCATCTTTCTTTGGACCTcactaaaagagaaagaagaaaaccagagaAATAGCTTtcctatacacatataaatagTCCCTTAACTagaagggaaaaaacaaacacactgtTTCAAATGCATTTCtaagagactttaaaaaaaatccaatgggaAATCTTGACTCCAAGTTATCTATTGCCCACTTCTCTCAAGAGAAACTGCCAGGGTGTCTGGTCAGGCCTGACCCtcactctaaccctaaccctgacttGGTGCACCGTTCCTGGGGGTTGTGCAGTACAGGGACCTGAGAGTGGTCCCATGGGTGGTACTGAATGTGGTTTTCATGTAAGTTAGAAAAAAACTCATGTCCCGTGTCCAAATGCACATGGAAAACAGGCTCTTAGGTGTTCACGGAACTTAGGAGCCTAGTGAGGAAGTTGCGTAGATGAACAGGCTGGGCCCATTTTCCTGGGGCAAAGGGTTAGATCCGAATTTTGACCAACTTCATGTGGGTCCTTACCCTTATCTATGGCAGGTCACCTTGGGAGGGGACATTCCAGAAGTCAGGGAAAGGATTATGGGGCTGAGGCAGGACCAGACTCTGGTAACCGACCCATTAGGAGCTAAGAACTCATGGCAGAGGGTTCCTACTCATTCAAGGATGCTGCTGGGATCTGCGCATCTAGAAAGCTTTCAAAATGAGGAATCTTAGGCGAGTTTGTAAGGCCAGGTTGGAGGTTTCTAAGTCTCTCATAAAACCAAACTAGAGTTTTGAGAGTTGAAAGCCGTTGCTCATGTCAGAATCTTTCTTTGGCCTCTGCTGAAGTTCGGTCGATGCACAGGGGAGTACAAGgtgggatctgatgttctcctGGACACGTTTTGGAGTGGCCACTGAACAATGGCCTTTTATAACAATCCTCCAAGCTAGGTCTCCAAATGTATCTATAAGGTGGCAGGCAGCCCCGTGGACTCTGGTCTGACCTCCTCTGACCTCCTGACTGTGCAACCTGGCCCTAGAACCCGGCCAAAGACTATTTACACATGGCTTCACCCTGCTGCCTGCCCAGGCACGAGACTGCTGGGATGGACCAACAGTTGCACAGTCATCTGAAGCACGAGTCTGTAAATCACAGGCCCCCAAGGAACAGCAACTGCGCAGAGAAGACGGCAGTGCATCCTCTTAACTAGGTGGGCGGAAAAGTGCCGGGTCATTCCGAAGAACATCCCTGATACCTGGAGGAGAGGATGCAGTCAGCACCCCAAAACTTCAACTAGAGACATCCTCAAAAGGAGCTCAAAGAGTGTCCCATGAGCACAGTTTGTTAGAATTCAAAGAGCTGGAGAGGATCTACCCATATGGACTTTGGAATCACTGGATTTTATACTTCTTCAGTGCCCTGACTGGGCACGGAGTCTCTGGGCTCAGAGGTACTCTCTGCAGGGCCAGGCTGCTCTGGGCTGTGGCTGCTGCCTtccacactcaggaggctgcTGGCTGCCTGGGAGCTAGCACTGTAGGCACTTCCTGACCTCGAGCGGTAAGGAGGCAGGTCAGCTTGGTTCAGAGACTCGGTGTCCGACGAATAAGGTGGTGGAGGAAGGTCATACCACGCAGGTCTGCAATAGAGAAGGCGGGAGGGCAGCAGAGGGGAGAGCATGTGAGAGTCAAGTCGAGGCAGGTAATGTAGACCCAGCTCTAACTGCAGCCCGTTTCTGAGCAGATGACCAGGTCTACAGCCAGGAACAACGGCAGTTCTAAGACCCGCAAAACCAGTGGTCTGAAACATGACTGAACAGCAAGCCCAGTGTTCTCTGGCTGCTCCTGTCCATCGGCAGGTCCAATGCTGTGTCGTATCATAAACAGCACCCTCATATCACCTTGCATGTTCTGGGCTAAATGACTTATGGCCAAGAGTCAAGGTTAGAACTGTGACTGAGTCTTTGATAAGGAGGAGATTCTGGTTTCTTACTAAATCTCACTCTTCCTGAGGCCTTGGATGAAGTCACGCTCTCAATGCCCTATCCCATTCTCTGTACCTTACTTGCAACATTGTGTAACAGAAAAGGCCTTCTGTTTTCTACTCTCTTCTCCCACCGCTGCGAGTCAGTGTGCCTCTGTGTCCCTCTCCTCTGTCACCTTTATTGCTCACAATGACCCTTATGTAGACATTACTATCGTGTCCATTTTCCTGGTGAGGAATCAGAGGCTCACGATCACAGACTAGTAAGCAGTCCCATGGGGAACTGGAACCCGGCCATTCTATCTCCAGATTCATCAGTTTTATCCTACTCTAGTCTGGTTGGCCCACATGGAAAGGATGCTCATTGGGTGAGTGCGGTCCTGCATTCTCACCTGCAGGGATTCCCAAGGCAGCACCGCCCCCTCCCAGTCCTTGAGGTATTGCTTGCTTTTGGTGAGGAGggaaaatgaagatgaaattATATAGGAGCTGCCACTGGGAAGGGTCCAGGGAGAAGCCTGGTCACCCTGGAGGCTCATCTGCAAAATGCTTGATGTGACACACAATGAGTCCCGGGCTTTGGGGAAGAGGGAGATCTGAGCAGGGGAGCTGAAGGCAGGATATGGAATGTTAAAGTCTAAGGAGACTCTAATGGCTGGCTGATGGCACAGACTTCCAAGAGGGTTATGTGGTGTAAACAGTGATAAAACATGGgcttaacatatatatatatataatctactctctgtctctgtctgtctgtctgtctctctctgtctctctctgtctctctctgtctctgtctgtctctgtctctgtctctgtctctctctctctctgtctctctctctctctcgcgcacacacacacacacacactccggaATAGGCATCATTTAAGCACTCCACTCCAACTACAGAATGCTGCTCTTGGCCTTCTACATTGCGGGTTCACAAATAATGAGCATTCTGATGCTTACTAAAAGCTTGGGGCTCTCTATGCCATCCCCCTTACCTTATACATGAAGTCAAGCAAGGTAAGAGACTTACTTATTCTCAGTCATCAAATTAACCAAAGCTCTCACAATACTTTTATGTAGGAGCAGACAAGGCCCAGAGATGGTCAATAGCTGTAACATTGTGGCCTAACCAAGGAGGAGCAGGGATTCCTTTTCTAGGTCCTTAGATAAGTGACTAAAACTGTAGCTCCTTAGTTACTTCCTTCATAGTTGTATCCAGAGGACTAGATGATATGGGATATTCAATAAGGGATTGGTAAATGTCAATCACTGTTACTGCCTACAGCTACCGAGCCCAAATTCCTGGTGAGACTTAGCCCAGTGTGTGCACACTCCCATGTTAGACGCCCTCCTCCACAGTCTCTCACCTTTGGTCCAGCAGGGCCTCTGAATAGGAAGGTGGAGAGCCTACTTCTGAGGCGTTTTGTTCGGCCTGGGTAGCCACATACTGAACACCATTATTGACATTGTAGGTGACGTTGCAGTGGTGGGGGTGGTCCAGGACCACCAGACGAGAGAGCAGTACAGGATGCTGCAGCCGGTGCACAGGGAGAGTCATGAGGTTGTTCCGTTTGCGCTGATGATGtaggaccagtgccagcagggCTACCACCAGCACGAAGATGACAGAGCTGCCGATGATGGCGTATGTGATACTGGGGTAGTACACGAGCTGGTTCTCCGAGGTCACAAACACCTGCCCACTGCCTGGTTCTGAGAAaatcaggaggagagagaggaagacacaaTGTCACAGGGGGGCTTTCCTACGCTTTTGAAAACCAACCTCAGAACTGACTTGTCAGTTAGCATAGCAGGCCTATTCACAGGCGTCAGAAAAGGTGACCTCCAAATGTCCATCACCTACTGAATGGATAGTCAGTATGTGCACACACTGAATTCTTTTCCAGCCCCAAATGTGAATACGGACACATACCGTGAGTGTGAGTTTCAGAAACAGAGAAATAAGCCTGTAGTGATGACTTTGAaaatttggtttctttaaaaaactttaTTTGAATTATAAGAATGTGGGTTTTAATCATAGATGTGGGGATCTGAGTCTGCTTCAGACTGGCTGTAGCTGCTGACTATGACTTGACTCGAGCTCTAGCAGAGGTATGGCTTTGCCAGctacagatagtttctgcaaatgtgtgatgtttggaattccaggaacttttcagagggtacatAAATGCTAGGCCCTCGAGAGGCGGGGTGGTTGGTTTCTCAGGGGTGTTGGTTGTGGTTTATTAGTACGTGCtcaaagaaattagattcagggatctctctctctctctctctctctctctctctctcacacacacacacacacacacacacacacacacacacacacacctttctctcctatctagtgttaggaggATAAAGAGGGTCAgggataaagggtgggaaaaggAAAAACCTACAAAGTAACACAGGCCGGCAGCTATGCCCACTGTCTACGTGACGTATGAAGGTCCAGTTCACAGAGAGAGCAAGGGCAGCAGCACTTGGACTCACTGCAAGTGGGCATGAGGGGTCTCTGGGTCATTTAACAATGCTCTTAAACTAGGCTATAACGATGATGGCATATGTTGGGAAGTTAACTAAAAATCACTGATTCGTACAGCTAATGTGAGTGAATCTTATGTTCTATAAATGCGACCTCAAGAAAGTTAGTTAAAAACTCAGATGTGGGAAGTATAATATCCAGGGATCAAGAATGAGAGAGTCTTGGGGTCCCAGGAACCAGTTCACCATTGAAGATAATAAATCCTAATAAAGCACACATGAGGGAGGCAGTACACACATACAGGAATCCGAATGTCTGCACAGCATCTATTTTGTGCCAGGCCCCGGGCTGATCTCTACAGATTCAGCACCCGACTCTGGAGCCAGACAGGGTCCACCTGTTCCTCATTCTACTTTCTGTGCATCTGCCCTTTGGAACCTGCTAGGCTATAAAACGGGCTAGGCTTTCTTTGGGCTTCTGACGTGTGGCCTAGACAGCAACTGTCCCGGATCTAGAACACAGCCTGTGCTACTTTGCTACTTTCACATGTGTGTTCGATACACACAGTATATAACACTGaatgtttagttttgtttttcttaaatttttttttaacttggggtCTCACATATTTCAAGCTGGTCTGAAAGTCACTATGGCCTAGGATGGCCTTGATTTTtaattctcctgcttctcctccctaagttagattacaggcatgtgtcacaacTCCCCGATTATGCAGTATGGAGATGGGATCCCAGACTTCCTGCATCTAGGCAAGTATTCTATCAAGCGGGTCAAGGCATGATTTTTAAGATGAGCACAGTGCATCCTGGAGGGGATCTTAGGTCCCCTGACCAAGATCGCTGAGGTTGGAGGAAGGATCCTGCTTGACCTAAGCTAGGTCCTGGCACTGTTCTGAGCCTTGAGATCCACTAGATAATGTAGGCATTTCCTCAGATCTCAGGGTGAGGATTGGGATCACACAGCAACTCTGCTGGCTACCAATACCTTCCTCTCACTGGTGCTAATGAGCCACACGTCAGTACCTCAGGTGACCTGCTTCCCAGTCAGCAGGGACACACAGCTGACAACTGCAGGAAGTCCAGGCATGCACGGGAAACCAGAAGAGCCCCTTCCTTGGGGACTCCGTGTTGGTCCAAAGAACTACGATAACACATTGCTGTGCTCAGGTGGAGAAATATTCTAGTTTCAGTCCCAGGAGGTGAGTTTGGGACCACAGTCCTGTGTTTCTCCAATCTTCAATTCCTAATTCAGGAAGAGGTTTCTGTGGATCCCAGACAGGCCAACAGTTGTTAGCCTGAGGTAGCAGCAGAGAGGGAACTGAACTGTTCACTCCCTTCAACAGGAGTGGCTTGTCTGCTTGGTTATCACTGCAGTCCCGGGGTTGAGGGGGAGACCTGGCAGACAGTAGGTACTTAATAAACGCATAGAATGTAACAACGAAGTCTGTGTATTCACACTCTGCTAAACAGTAGGTGCTATTATTACTTCTGTTTAGCTCAGAGAGGTTGATTAACCTGCCTATGGTCACAGGAGGAGACTGGTTGCCGGGCAT
This Rattus norvegicus strain BN/NHsdMcwi chromosome 3, GRCr8, whole genome shotgun sequence DNA region includes the following protein-coding sequences:
- the Ldlrad3 gene encoding low-density lipoprotein receptor class A domain-containing protein 3 precursor translates to MWLLGPLCLLLSSTAESQLLPGNNFTNECNIPGNFMCSNGRCIPGAWQCDGLPDCFDKSDEKECPKAKSKCGPTFFPCASGIHCIIGRFRCNGFEDCPDGSDEENCTANPLLCSTARYHCRNGLCIDKSFICDGQNNCQDNSDEESCESSLEPGSGQVFVTSENQLVYYPSITYAIIGSSVIFVLVVALLALVLHHQRKRNNLMTLPVHRLQHPVLLSRLVVLDHPHHCNVTYNVNNGVQYVATQAEQNASEVGSPPSYSEALLDQRPAWYDLPPPPYSSDTESLNQADLPPYRSRSGSAYSASSQAASSLLSVEGSSHSPEQPGPAESTSEPRDSVPSQGTEEV
- the Ldlrad3 gene encoding low-density lipoprotein receptor class A domain-containing protein 3 isoform X1 — its product is MWLLGPLCLLLSSTAESQLLPGNNFTNECNIPAKAKSKCGPTFFPCASGIHCIIGRFRCNGFEDCPDGSDEENCTANPLLCSTARYHCRNGLCIDKSFICDGQNNCQDNSDEESCESSLEPGSGQVFVTSENQLVYYPSITYAIIGSSVIFVLVVALLALVLHHQRKRNNLMTLPVHRLQHPVLLSRLVVLDHPHHCNVTYNVNNGVQYVATQAEQNASEVGSPPSYSEALLDQRPAWYDLPPPPYSSDTESLNQADLPPYRSRSGSAYSASSQAASSLLSVEGSSHSPEQPGPAESTSEPRDSVPSQGTEEV